A single genomic interval of Blastocatellia bacterium harbors:
- a CDS encoding methyltransferase domain-containing protein, translated as MSLKTFATEVVSDFYTTAAIAPSSRYLTDAMLKPLPLARARLVVEFGPGTGVMTQALLDLLPPRAKLFAFEINPQFFEYLRETIADPRLVLFNASAETLAQELRRRGHHRVDAVVSSLGLGLMSEQQRHAILSGLIPFMDKRSVLTQFQYIHSMQMHNGRPSRFSAARFLRHYFRSVERKMVWRNLPPAFVLICRR; from the coding sequence ATGAGTTTGAAGACCTTCGCCACGGAAGTAGTCTCTGACTTTTACACCACAGCAGCCATTGCTCCCAGCTCTCGTTATTTGACCGACGCCATGCTTAAACCATTGCCGCTGGCTCGTGCCCGGCTGGTCGTGGAGTTTGGTCCTGGCACCGGCGTCATGACGCAAGCATTGCTCGATCTGTTGCCGCCGCGCGCCAAGTTGTTTGCTTTTGAGATCAATCCTCAGTTCTTTGAATATCTGCGTGAGACCATTGCCGACCCCCGCTTGGTTCTCTTCAACGCAAGCGCTGAGACACTCGCGCAGGAATTGCGTCGGCGAGGCCATCACCGCGTGGACGCTGTTGTCTCTTCATTGGGACTTGGCTTGATGTCGGAGCAGCAACGACATGCTATTTTGAGCGGGCTGATTCCGTTCATGGACAAGCGCAGCGTGCTCACACAATTTCAATACATTCACAGCATGCAGATGCACAATGGCCGTCCCAGCCGTTTCAGCGCAGCGCGTTTCTTGCGCCATTACTTTCGTTCAGTTGAACGCAAAATGGTCTGGCGCAACCTGCCGCCGGCATTTGTTCTAATCTGTCGCCGGTGA